A stretch of Stenotrophomonas indicatrix DNA encodes these proteins:
- a CDS encoding ABC transporter substrate-binding protein has product MSPASPRRPARSTLLIIGVLVIGIAGIVYSRVRQGPDGVPVAATSLAASNAQILKGTPDPKAQALIPAGYRFVTPGAFTIATHPGQLPLADYGADSKEVVGVEPDIARLIADGLGLKLVVVPVAWADWPLGLESGKYDAVLSNVTVTEERKKKFDFSSYRFDLLGIYTRTDGPIQKIATPADIAGLKVVVGASTNQDQILRQWDKQNIAAGLKPVEYQYFDDAVIGRLAVITGRADVSFEPNATGAYSARDGKVRRVGLFPGGWPDAAAISVTTRKGSGLADAVTQALNTQISSGTYAKVLARWNVAEEAVPQSQTNPPGLPGF; this is encoded by the coding sequence ATGAGCCCAGCATCGCCGCGACGTCCCGCACGCAGCACCCTGTTGATCATCGGTGTGCTGGTCATCGGCATTGCCGGCATCGTCTATTCGCGCGTGCGCCAGGGCCCCGACGGCGTGCCCGTTGCGGCGACCTCGCTGGCGGCCAGCAACGCGCAGATACTGAAGGGCACGCCCGATCCGAAGGCACAGGCGCTGATTCCTGCCGGCTATCGCTTCGTCACCCCGGGCGCGTTCACCATCGCCACCCATCCCGGCCAGCTGCCATTGGCCGACTACGGTGCCGACAGCAAGGAAGTGGTGGGCGTGGAGCCGGACATCGCGCGGTTGATCGCCGATGGCCTGGGCCTGAAGCTGGTGGTGGTGCCGGTGGCCTGGGCCGACTGGCCGTTGGGGCTGGAATCGGGCAAGTACGATGCGGTGCTGTCGAACGTGACGGTCACTGAAGAACGCAAGAAGAAGTTCGATTTCTCCAGCTATCGTTTCGACCTGCTGGGCATCTATACCCGCACCGATGGCCCGATCCAGAAGATCGCCACACCGGCCGACATTGCGGGGCTGAAAGTGGTGGTGGGGGCCAGCACCAACCAGGACCAGATCCTGCGCCAATGGGACAAGCAGAACATCGCCGCAGGCCTGAAACCGGTGGAGTACCAGTACTTCGATGATGCGGTGATCGGGCGGTTGGCAGTGATCACCGGCCGCGCCGACGTGTCGTTCGAGCCGAATGCCACCGGCGCCTATTCGGCGCGCGATGGCAAGGTGCGCCGGGTCGGCCTGTTCCCGGGTGGCTGGCCGGACGCAGCGGCGATTTCGGTGACCACCCGCAAGGGCAGTGGCCTGGCCGATGCGGTGACCCAGGCATTGAACACCCAGATCAGCAGCGGCACCTACGCGAAGGTGCTGGCACGCTGGAATGTAGCCGAGGAAGCGGTGCCGCAGTCGCAGACCAATCCGCCGGGGTTGCCGGGGTTCTGA
- a CDS encoding discoidin domain-containing protein, which yields MTLCADRWTAPRLSNRRLAAALLLGLSLAATATAQNLPPRAQWQASASSQQVPAMAISHMIDNDPKTVTGGAFSPGHWFQVDLGKPAMLAGARLTWDVSNPEGYSLQTSLDGKQWQSAYVMGDSLGGIETLYFAPRQARYLRLASPQRTSDWGVSIFEMEPLDTTLSARVTGLDATQSAALWQGGGTVAIPAGKGGIHTLDITLPRAQPSTGLAVDWANVHGAARLQAQDTQGRWHELARDAQAATRQQSWLAADAPLDIQALRLTVEGDAPQVKRIRLLGPKAVMTPMKRYQIAASGAQRALFPASLHMQQTYWTAVGVHAGRQKSIFDEYGNIEAYKGAPLVQPIWRSADGRATGAAEQPVQHALRDGWKPMPSATWSPQPGLELRSEAFAIERDGQPVTFVRHRLRNTGSAAIEGTLTLAVRPMQMNPPWQNGGLSPIRQVAVAGNAVRVNGRTLLQSLSAVDAAGTAPFGNEGDTEITSAIASGQLPAAQQASDAAGLAAAALSYRVRLAPGASDAVVVAFPLGTATADANGVLPQAPELDLASLPRDGDKAFDALASRASADWQARLGQVGLRLPDPSLVDMLRAQAAYMLINQTGPAMQPGPRNYNRSFIRDGMATSAVLLRMGEAKVARDYLAWYSEHGVHGNGLVSPILNDDGSVNTGFGSDIEYDSQGQYVTLVADVARLDGGPESVRAYLPKVKAALRFLQELRERTLVPGYMADQPSPERFAGILAPSISHEGYPSPTHSYWDDYWGLKGWHDGAWLAESLGDHETATWAREQYKALYDALHASIRATMAWKGIDFIPSSADLGDGDPTGVSIALDPTGAQSVLPAEALRTTFSRYLDDVRKRNQPGALYAYTPYEIRNVLSYVHLGQPEAADELLQGLLHDRRPLEWQVLAEVVHSRLRFPRYLGDMPHTWIGAEYGRTLFGMLMREDDDALSLLPGTPPSWVAGEGLAVDRLPTAYGTLQMQARQRNGNLTVSLGKGLRKGTPVRVWWPSRTLPKDVRVDGRSVRNFDKDGVLLDGPFRTLEARWQ from the coding sequence ATGACGTTGTGCGCTGACCGCTGGACCGCTCCACGCCTGTCGAACCGACGCCTTGCCGCGGCCCTGCTGCTCGGCCTCTCACTGGCCGCCACCGCCACCGCACAGAACCTGCCGCCGCGCGCGCAATGGCAGGCCAGCGCGTCGTCGCAGCAGGTTCCGGCGATGGCGATCAGCCACATGATCGACAACGATCCGAAGACGGTGACCGGCGGCGCGTTCAGTCCCGGCCACTGGTTCCAGGTCGATCTCGGCAAGCCTGCGATGCTGGCCGGTGCACGCCTCACCTGGGATGTCTCCAACCCCGAGGGCTATTCGCTGCAGACCTCGCTCGACGGCAAGCAGTGGCAGAGCGCCTACGTCATGGGCGATTCGCTGGGTGGCATCGAGACCCTGTACTTCGCGCCGCGACAGGCCCGCTACCTGCGCCTGGCCAGCCCGCAGCGCACTTCCGACTGGGGCGTATCCATCTTCGAAATGGAACCGCTCGACACCACGCTCAGCGCACGGGTGACCGGGCTGGACGCCACCCAGTCTGCTGCGCTGTGGCAGGGCGGCGGCACGGTTGCCATCCCCGCAGGCAAAGGCGGCATCCACACGCTCGACATCACCCTGCCCCGTGCGCAGCCCAGCACCGGGCTGGCGGTGGACTGGGCCAACGTGCACGGCGCTGCACGCCTGCAGGCGCAGGACACACAGGGCCGCTGGCACGAACTGGCGCGCGACGCGCAGGCGGCGACCCGGCAGCAGAGCTGGCTGGCGGCCGACGCGCCACTGGACATCCAGGCACTGCGGCTGACCGTGGAAGGCGATGCCCCCCAGGTCAAACGCATCCGCCTGCTCGGCCCGAAGGCGGTGATGACGCCGATGAAGCGCTACCAGATCGCCGCCAGTGGCGCGCAGCGCGCGTTGTTCCCTGCCTCGTTGCATATGCAGCAGACCTACTGGACCGCAGTCGGCGTGCATGCGGGCCGGCAGAAATCGATCTTCGACGAATACGGCAACATCGAGGCCTACAAGGGCGCACCGCTGGTGCAGCCGATCTGGCGCAGTGCCGATGGCCGCGCGACCGGTGCCGCCGAACAACCGGTGCAGCACGCACTGCGCGATGGCTGGAAGCCGATGCCGTCTGCCACGTGGTCACCGCAGCCCGGGCTGGAACTGCGCAGCGAAGCCTTTGCCATCGAGCGCGACGGGCAACCGGTCACCTTCGTGCGCCATCGCCTGCGCAACACCGGCAGCGCGGCCATCGAAGGCACGCTGACCCTCGCAGTGCGACCGATGCAGATGAATCCGCCGTGGCAGAACGGTGGCCTGTCGCCGATCCGCCAGGTGGCCGTTGCAGGCAACGCCGTGCGCGTCAATGGCCGCACGCTGCTGCAGTCACTCAGCGCGGTGGATGCCGCTGGCACCGCCCCCTTCGGCAACGAAGGCGACACCGAGATCACGTCGGCCATCGCCAGCGGGCAGCTGCCTGCCGCACAACAGGCAAGCGACGCCGCAGGCCTGGCAGCGGCGGCGTTGAGCTATCGCGTCCGCCTGGCACCCGGTGCCAGCGATGCAGTGGTGGTGGCCTTCCCGCTCGGTACCGCCACCGCCGATGCCAATGGCGTGCTGCCACAAGCGCCGGAACTTGACCTCGCCTCGCTGCCGCGCGACGGCGACAAGGCTTTCGACGCGCTGGCCAGCCGCGCCTCCGCCGATTGGCAGGCACGCCTGGGCCAGGTCGGCCTGCGCCTGCCCGACCCTTCACTGGTGGACATGCTGCGCGCGCAGGCCGCGTACATGTTGATCAACCAGACCGGCCCGGCGATGCAGCCCGGCCCACGCAACTACAACCGCTCCTTCATCCGCGACGGCATGGCCACCTCGGCGGTGCTGCTGCGCATGGGCGAAGCCAAGGTGGCACGCGACTACCTGGCCTGGTACAGCGAACACGGCGTGCACGGCAATGGCCTGGTGTCGCCCATCCTCAACGACGATGGCAGCGTCAATACCGGCTTCGGCTCGGACATCGAGTACGACAGCCAGGGGCAGTACGTCACCCTCGTTGCCGACGTCGCCCGGCTCGATGGCGGGCCGGAAAGCGTACGTGCCTACCTGCCCAAGGTGAAGGCCGCGCTGCGCTTCCTGCAGGAACTGCGCGAACGCACGCTGGTGCCGGGCTACATGGCCGACCAGCCCTCGCCGGAGCGCTTCGCCGGCATCCTTGCGCCGTCGATCAGCCACGAAGGCTACCCCTCACCCACCCACAGCTACTGGGACGACTACTGGGGCCTGAAGGGCTGGCATGACGGCGCGTGGTTGGCTGAATCGCTGGGCGACCACGAAACCGCCACGTGGGCGCGCGAACAGTACAAGGCGCTGTATGACGCACTGCACGCCTCGATCCGCGCGACGATGGCGTGGAAGGGCATCGACTTCATTCCGTCATCGGCCGACCTCGGCGATGGCGACCCGACCGGTGTATCGATCGCGCTGGATCCCACCGGTGCGCAGAGCGTGCTGCCGGCCGAGGCCCTGCGCACCACCTTCTCCCGCTACCTGGACGATGTGCGCAAGCGCAACCAGCCCGGTGCGCTGTATGCCTACACGCCGTATGAAATCCGCAACGTGCTGAGCTACGTGCACCTGGGCCAGCCCGAAGCGGCCGACGAGCTGCTGCAGGGCCTGCTGCACGATCGCAGGCCGCTGGAATGGCAGGTGCTGGCCGAGGTCGTGCACTCGCGGTTGCGCTTCCCACGCTATCTGGGCGACATGCCGCACACCTGGATCGGCGCCGAATACGGCCGCACCCTGTTCGGGATGCTGATGCGCGAGGATGACGACGCGTTGTCGCTGCTGCCGGGCACGCCCCCTTCCTGGGTCGCTGGCGAGGGCCTGGCCGTGGACCGCCTGCCCACTGCCTATGGCACCCTGCAGATGCAGGCGCGGCAGCGCAACGGCAACCTGACCGTGTCGCTAGGCAAGGGGCTGCGCAAGGGCACGCCGGTACGCGTATGGTGGCCCAGCCGTACCCTGCCCAAGGACGTGCGCGTGGATGGGCGATCGGTACGGAACTTCGACAAGGATGGCGTGCTGCTCGATGGCCCGTTCCGCACCTTGGAGGCACGTTGGCAGTAA
- a CDS encoding LysR family transcriptional regulator encodes MDNTLRRIDLNLLVTLQALLEEQNVTRAAERLHLAQPTVSVQLARLRHLFDDPLLLPGPRGMRATARADALREPLAEALAALQRAVAPVQAFDPAQATQTWRIMASDFGETTIVLPALADLRVRAPGTRLAVVSLAPAQMVAQSERGEIDLALHITSDAPPSLHHRPLFQERYVLAGRRDHPRLKRRPTLKQFCALDHVIVSPDGGGFHGGTDSALAHVGARRNVVLSVPHFLFLRSVLLRTDLVAMMPSRLVAQDPALKAVAAPIDVPGFEMVMLWHERVHRDPAHRWLRERICAHS; translated from the coding sequence ATGGACAATACCCTGCGTCGCATCGACCTCAACCTGCTGGTAACCCTGCAGGCCTTGCTGGAAGAGCAGAACGTCACCCGCGCGGCCGAACGCCTGCATCTGGCCCAGCCCACGGTCAGCGTGCAGCTGGCGCGCCTGCGCCACCTGTTCGATGATCCGCTGCTGCTGCCGGGGCCACGCGGCATGCGTGCCACCGCACGTGCCGATGCGCTGCGCGAACCATTGGCCGAAGCACTGGCTGCACTGCAGCGTGCGGTCGCACCGGTGCAGGCGTTCGATCCGGCCCAGGCCACGCAGACCTGGCGCATCATGGCGTCGGACTTCGGCGAAACCACGATCGTCCTGCCGGCGTTGGCCGACCTGCGCGTGCGCGCACCCGGCACGCGCCTGGCCGTGGTCAGCCTGGCGCCGGCGCAGATGGTGGCGCAGAGCGAACGCGGCGAGATCGATCTCGCCCTCCACATCACCTCCGACGCGCCTCCCTCCCTGCACCATCGTCCGCTGTTCCAGGAACGCTACGTACTGGCCGGGCGTCGCGACCATCCACGACTGAAGCGGCGGCCGACGCTCAAGCAGTTCTGCGCGCTGGACCATGTGATCGTGTCACCGGATGGCGGCGGTTTCCATGGCGGCACCGACAGCGCGTTGGCGCATGTAGGCGCGCGTCGCAACGTGGTGCTGTCGGTGCCGCACTTCCTGTTCCTGCGCAGCGTGCTGCTGCGCACGGACCTGGTGGCGATGATGCCCTCGCGCCTGGTCGCGCAGGACCCGGCCTTGAAGGCGGTTGCCGCGCCCATTGATGTGCCCGGGTTCGAGATGGTGATGCTCTGGCACGAACGCGTGCATCGCGATCCGGCACATCGCTGGCTGCGCGAGCGTATCTGTGCGCATTCATGA
- a CDS encoding NAD(P)H-dependent oxidoreductase, with product MNVLLVYAHPEPTSLNGTLKAFTVEHLQRAGHTVQVSDLHAMQWKAQIDADDHPGRDPSVPFHASLDSRDAFRTGRQSADIAAEQEKLRWADAVILQFPLWWFSMPAILKGWVDRVYAYGFAYGVGEHSDRHWGDRYGEGAMSGKRAMLVVTTGGWESHYGPRGINGPIDDVLFPIQHGILFYPGFDVLPAHVIYRSSRIDEASLPGVLEGLGARLDGLASDPVIAYRRQNGGDYLIPALSLRPELAEGEAGLGVHLEL from the coding sequence ATGAACGTTCTGCTTGTCTACGCCCACCCCGAACCCACCTCGCTCAATGGCACCCTGAAGGCCTTCACCGTCGAGCACCTGCAACGCGCCGGCCACACCGTGCAGGTGTCCGACCTGCATGCCATGCAATGGAAGGCGCAGATCGATGCCGACGATCACCCCGGGCGGGATCCTTCGGTGCCGTTCCACGCGTCACTGGATTCGCGCGACGCCTTCAGGACGGGCCGGCAGAGCGCCGACATCGCCGCCGAGCAGGAAAAACTGCGCTGGGCCGACGCGGTGATCCTGCAGTTCCCGCTGTGGTGGTTCTCGATGCCGGCCATCCTGAAGGGTTGGGTGGATCGCGTGTATGCCTATGGTTTTGCCTATGGCGTGGGCGAACATTCCGACCGGCATTGGGGCGACCGCTATGGCGAGGGCGCGATGTCCGGCAAGCGCGCGATGCTGGTGGTCACCACCGGTGGTTGGGAGTCGCATTACGGTCCGCGCGGCATCAATGGGCCGATCGACGATGTGCTGTTCCCGATCCAGCACGGCATCCTGTTCTATCCCGGCTTTGACGTGCTGCCCGCGCATGTGATCTACCGCAGCAGCCGTATCGATGAGGCGTCCTTGCCTGGCGTGCTGGAGGGGCTGGGCGCGCGGCTGGATGGGCTGGCGAGCGATCCGGTGATTGCCTACCGGCGGCAGAACGGTGGTGATTATCTGATCCCTGCACTGAGCCTGCGGCCTGAGTTGGCCGAGGGTGAGGCAGGGTTGGGAGTTCACCTCGAACTGTGA
- a CDS encoding helix-turn-helix transcriptional regulator: protein MLTQGDAGPLKTEFNFTLRYRLPDTSGDPGVLERHLLDAGCGDALLGVGSPARLALEFCREASSAAEAMRSALGDVQRAVPGAELIEVSPDLVGLTDVADLLGMSRQNMRKLLLAHPQTFPAPVHEGSASIWHLADILSWMQARGSQKVSSELAELAAAALQINVAKEQERLVQHPG from the coding sequence TTGCTGACTCAGGGAGACGCAGGTCCTTTGAAGACGGAATTCAACTTCACCCTGAGATACCGCCTGCCCGATACCTCGGGTGATCCTGGCGTCCTCGAACGGCACCTGCTCGATGCGGGATGTGGAGATGCACTGCTGGGCGTAGGGAGCCCGGCAAGGCTGGCGCTGGAATTCTGTCGTGAGGCGAGCAGTGCCGCTGAGGCGATGCGCTCCGCGCTGGGAGACGTCCAGCGTGCCGTACCCGGTGCAGAGCTGATCGAAGTCAGTCCCGATCTGGTTGGGCTGACGGATGTCGCTGATCTGCTGGGCATGTCACGGCAGAACATGCGCAAGTTGCTGCTCGCGCACCCGCAGACGTTTCCGGCACCGGTGCACGAAGGCAGCGCGTCGATCTGGCATCTGGCCGATATTCTTTCGTGGATGCAGGCGCGCGGCAGCCAGAAGGTCAGCAGCGAGCTGGCGGAGCTCGCTGCTGCGGCGCTGCAGATCAATGTAGCGAAGGAGCAGGAACGGCTGGTTCAGCATCCCGGCTGA
- a CDS encoding MBL fold metallo-hydrolase, translating into MKRLLLVLLLGILAVTAYTFCKSWSLPDFPDSPQYREGKFRNALPKPAMGLRDGLEIWWTFLFNKPKGTVPDHPIPVQALDRATLDAAPDRSLFRLGHSTILLKLRGQYWLTDPVFSERASPVQWMGPARFHAPPISIDELPPIAGVILSHNHYDHLDHAAVMKLAGKTARFIAPLGVGDQLIAWGVDAAKVEQLDWWQSTEAAGLRLTATPGQHFSGRGLGDSDRSLWASWVIQDSDFRIFFSGDTGYFDGFKAIGEKYGPFDLTMIETGAYDQRWAFVHMQPEQTLQAHLDLRGKWLLPIHNGTFDLALHEWQQPFERISALAAAKNVPVATPMMGEALDMQSPTAGARWWERVQL; encoded by the coding sequence ATGAAGCGCCTGCTCCTTGTCCTCCTGCTCGGAATCCTCGCCGTGACCGCCTATACCTTCTGCAAATCCTGGTCCCTCCCCGACTTCCCCGATTCGCCGCAGTACCGCGAAGGCAAGTTCCGCAATGCCCTGCCGAAACCGGCAATGGGCCTGCGTGATGGCCTGGAGATCTGGTGGACCTTCCTGTTCAACAAGCCCAAGGGCACCGTGCCCGACCACCCCATCCCGGTGCAGGCGCTGGACCGCGCCACCCTGGACGCGGCGCCCGACCGCAGCCTGTTCCGCCTGGGGCACTCGACGATCCTGCTGAAGCTGCGCGGCCAGTACTGGTTGACCGATCCGGTGTTCTCCGAACGCGCCTCACCGGTGCAATGGATGGGCCCGGCACGCTTCCATGCGCCGCCGATCAGCATCGACGAACTGCCGCCGATCGCCGGCGTCATCCTCTCGCACAACCACTACGACCACCTCGACCACGCGGCGGTAATGAAGCTGGCCGGCAAGACCGCGCGCTTCATCGCACCGCTGGGTGTGGGCGACCAGCTGATTGCCTGGGGCGTGGATGCAGCCAAGGTCGAGCAACTGGACTGGTGGCAGTCCACCGAAGCCGCTGGCCTGCGCCTGACCGCAACCCCCGGCCAGCATTTCTCCGGCCGCGGCCTGGGTGACAGCGATCGCAGCCTGTGGGCGTCGTGGGTGATCCAGGACAGCGACTTCCGCATCTTCTTCAGCGGCGACACCGGTTACTTCGACGGCTTCAAGGCCATCGGCGAGAAGTACGGTCCGTTCGACCTGACGATGATCGAAACCGGTGCCTACGATCAACGCTGGGCGTTCGTGCACATGCAGCCCGAACAGACCCTGCAGGCGCACCTTGACCTGCGTGGCAAGTGGCTGCTGCCGATCCACAATGGCACCTTCGACCTGGCCCTGCACGAGTGGCAGCAACCGTTCGAACGCATCAGCGCATTGGCTGCCGCAAAGAACGTGCCGGTGGCCACGCCGATGATGGGCGAGGCACTGGACATGCAATCACCGACCGCTGGTGCGCGCTGGTGGGAGCGCGTGCAACTGTAA
- a CDS encoding TetR/AcrR family transcriptional regulator: MPRTPQRLTDRKREAIVRAAVEEFRSAGYEATSMDRIAAVAGVSKRTVYNHFPSKEELFALILEELWQSSVASVELPYRADQPLDVQLLQLLRQKLDLLGDANFIDLARVAMAEIIHSPERAQAIVCRMGEKESGVSAWIRAAIADGRLRQVDPEFAGHQLQGLVKSFAFWPQVTMGQAPLAQAERTRVAESAVAMFLGFYAV; this comes from the coding sequence ATGCCCCGTACCCCGCAACGCCTTACCGACCGCAAGCGCGAGGCCATCGTCCGCGCGGCGGTGGAAGAGTTCCGTTCGGCCGGCTACGAGGCGACCAGCATGGACCGCATCGCGGCGGTGGCTGGCGTCTCCAAGCGCACCGTCTACAACCACTTCCCGAGCAAGGAAGAACTGTTCGCGCTGATCCTGGAAGAGCTGTGGCAGAGCAGCGTGGCCAGCGTCGAGCTGCCGTACCGCGCCGACCAGCCGCTGGATGTGCAGCTGCTGCAGCTGCTGCGGCAGAAGCTGGACCTGCTGGGTGATGCCAACTTCATCGATCTGGCGCGGGTGGCGATGGCCGAGATCATCCATTCACCCGAGCGCGCGCAGGCGATCGTCTGCCGCATGGGCGAGAAGGAGAGCGGCGTCAGCGCATGGATCCGTGCGGCGATTGCCGATGGGCGGCTGCGCCAGGTCGATCCGGAATTCGCCGGCCATCAGTTGCAGGGCCTGGTGAAGAGCTTCGCGTTCTGGCCGCAGGTGACGATGGGCCAGGCGCCGCTGGCGCAGGCCGAACGCACGCGCGTGGCCGAGTCGGCGGTGGCGATGTTCCTGGGCTTCTACGCGGTGTAA
- a CDS encoding TetR family transcriptional regulator: MSERRPPQISSRKQPRQSRSNDLVAAILEAAAQVLKHEGAPRFTTARVAERAGVSVGSLYQYFPNKAAILFRLQRDEWQQTGAMLRDILQDTRQPHLQRLRTLVHAFIVSECEEAQTRGALNDAAPLYRDAPEAQEARSETDEAMLVFMAELLPQASAGTRQLAVDLIDTTLGATGREFSSEPRTAAEMRVYADAVADMFCAYLRQLGAH, from the coding sequence ATGTCCGAACGTCGTCCGCCGCAGATTTCCTCGAGAAAACAGCCTCGCCAGTCACGATCGAACGACTTGGTCGCGGCCATTCTCGAAGCCGCTGCTCAGGTTCTGAAGCACGAAGGCGCCCCCCGGTTCACCACCGCGCGGGTGGCCGAACGCGCCGGCGTCAGCGTCGGTTCGCTGTACCAGTACTTTCCCAACAAGGCGGCAATCCTGTTCCGCCTGCAGCGCGACGAGTGGCAGCAGACCGGCGCGATGCTGCGCGACATCCTGCAGGACACACGACAACCGCACCTGCAGCGCCTGCGCACGTTGGTGCATGCCTTCATCGTGTCGGAATGCGAAGAAGCGCAGACCCGTGGCGCGTTGAACGATGCCGCGCCGCTGTACCGCGATGCGCCGGAAGCGCAGGAAGCACGCAGCGAGACCGACGAAGCGATGCTCGTGTTCATGGCCGAGCTGCTGCCGCAGGCCTCGGCGGGCACGCGCCAGCTGGCGGTGGATCTGATCGATACCACGCTGGGTGCCACCGGTCGCGAATTTTCCAGTGAACCGCGCACTGCCGCCGAGATGCGCGTCTATGCCGATGCGGTCGCGGATATGTTCTGCGCCTATCTCAGGCAGCTGGGCGCGCACTGA
- a CDS encoding O-methyltransferase codes for MSTLISTPVAPLLARLFTEADSALSPALTSVSPEERQRLLGSRTEYRRLYGELLKDLWLPVSPETGRLLYLLARSSGARSIVEFGTSFGISSIHLAAALRDNGGGRLITTEFEPEKARRAAGHLREAGLDDLVEIRVGDALETLAVDLPDTIDLVLLDGAKVLYDDVLELLHERLRPGAVVIADNADDSPRYQQRMRSGNAGYLSVPFADDVELSMRLA; via the coding sequence ATGTCCACCCTGATCTCAACCCCGGTCGCGCCCCTGCTGGCGCGCCTGTTCACCGAAGCCGACAGCGCGCTCAGCCCGGCCTTGACCTCCGTCTCCCCCGAAGAACGGCAGCGCCTGCTGGGCAGCCGCACCGAATACCGGCGCCTGTATGGCGAGCTGCTGAAGGACCTGTGGCTGCCGGTGTCGCCGGAAACCGGCCGCCTGCTGTACCTGCTGGCGCGCAGCAGTGGCGCGCGCAGCATCGTTGAGTTCGGTACGTCGTTCGGCATCTCCAGCATCCATCTGGCTGCGGCGTTGCGTGACAACGGCGGCGGCCGCCTGATCACCACCGAGTTCGAACCGGAGAAGGCGCGCCGTGCCGCCGGCCACCTGCGTGAAGCAGGCCTGGACGATCTGGTCGAGATCCGCGTGGGCGACGCACTGGAGACCCTGGCGGTGGACCTGCCCGATACGATCGATCTGGTGCTGCTCGATGGTGCCAAGGTGCTGTACGACGATGTGCTGGAGCTGCTGCACGAGCGGCTGCGCCCGGGCGCAGTGGTGATCGCCGACAACGCCGACGACAGCCCGCGCTACCAGCAGCGCATGCGCTCGGGCAATGCAGGCTATCTGTCCGTGCCCTTCGCCGACGATGTGGAGCTGTCGATGCGGCTGGCCTGA